From the genome of Candidatus Tanganyikabacteria bacterium, one region includes:
- a CDS encoding DUF1957 domain-containing protein → MALGYLAMVLHAHLPFVRHPEHSHFLEEDWLYEAMTETYIPLISIFDELVRDGIDFRITMSLTPPLVSMLADELLQARYRRTIDEQIELSELEVKRTRFEPHYQYLAKYYLDRFKRTRAVFDQYEGNLVAAFKKFQDLGVLEIVTCGATHGFLPLLQVQPQAVRAQIHVAADHYEHHFGRRPRGIWLAECGYFPGVDAILREAGIKYFFTDTHGILNATPRPRYGHFAPIVCPDSGVAAFARDQESSRQVWSKDEGYPGDFNYREFYRDIGYDLPLDYIAPYIQPTGDRKNTGIKYFRVTGKTVPLHRKEPYDPHWADRKADEHAGHFLWCREQQILHLAGQLGRPPIVVSPYDAELFGHWWFEGPNWLNYLLRKTACDSQVVKLTTPGEYLENNPTQQIATPSFSSWGAEGYASFWLNDTNEWIYPHLHKAAERMAEVAKIEPNGNPVEKRALEQMARELLLAQSSDWAFIMKTGTMVEYAIKRTKTHLLRFNRLYDQVRHGRVDEKWLEKVEYLDNIFPEVDYRLFR, encoded by the coding sequence ATGGCACTCGGCTACCTGGCGATGGTGCTGCACGCGCACCTGCCGTTCGTGCGGCATCCCGAGCACAGCCACTTCCTCGAGGAAGACTGGCTGTACGAGGCGATGACCGAGACGTACATCCCGCTGATCAGCATCTTCGACGAACTGGTCCGCGACGGCATCGACTTCCGCATCACGATGTCGCTCACGCCGCCGCTGGTCTCGATGCTGGCCGACGAACTGTTGCAGGCCCGCTACCGGCGCACCATCGACGAGCAGATCGAGCTTTCCGAACTCGAAGTCAAGCGCACGCGCTTCGAGCCGCATTACCAGTACCTGGCAAAGTACTACCTGGATCGCTTCAAGCGCACGCGCGCCGTCTTCGACCAGTACGAAGGCAACCTCGTGGCGGCCTTCAAGAAGTTCCAGGATCTGGGCGTCCTCGAAATCGTGACGTGCGGCGCCACCCATGGCTTCCTGCCGCTGCTGCAGGTGCAACCCCAGGCCGTGCGGGCGCAGATCCACGTGGCGGCCGACCATTACGAGCACCACTTCGGGCGGCGACCGCGGGGCATCTGGCTGGCCGAGTGCGGTTACTTTCCCGGGGTGGACGCCATCTTGCGCGAAGCCGGGATCAAGTACTTCTTCACCGATACGCACGGCATCCTCAACGCGACGCCGCGGCCGCGCTACGGCCACTTCGCGCCCATCGTCTGCCCGGACTCGGGCGTGGCGGCATTCGCCCGCGACCAGGAGTCGAGCCGGCAGGTGTGGTCGAAGGACGAGGGCTATCCCGGCGACTTCAATTACCGCGAGTTCTACCGCGATATCGGCTACGACCTGCCACTGGACTACATCGCGCCCTACATCCAGCCCACCGGCGACCGCAAGAATACCGGCATCAAGTACTTCCGCGTGACCGGCAAGACGGTGCCGCTGCACCGCAAGGAGCCTTACGATCCGCACTGGGCCGACAGGAAGGCCGACGAGCATGCGGGCCATTTCCTCTGGTGCCGCGAGCAGCAGATCCTCCACCTGGCCGGCCAGCTGGGCCGCCCGCCGATCGTCGTGTCGCCGTACGACGCCGAGCTGTTCGGGCACTGGTGGTTCGAGGGTCCCAACTGGCTCAACTACCTGCTGCGCAAGACCGCCTGCGATTCGCAGGTCGTGAAGCTCACGACGCCCGGCGAGTACCTGGAGAACAACCCGACCCAGCAGATCGCGACGCCGTCGTTCTCCAGCTGGGGCGCCGAGGGTTATGCCTCTTTCTGGCTGAACGACACCAACGAGTGGATCTACCCCCACCTGCACAAGGCGGCGGAGCGCATGGCCGAGGTGGCCAAGATCGAACCCAACGGCAATCCGGTCGAGAAGCGGGCGCTCGAGCAGATGGCTCGCGAGTTGCTCCTGGCGCAATCGTCGGACTGGGCTTTCATCATGAAGACCGGCACGATGGTCGAGTACGCGATCAAGCGCACCAAGACGCACCTCTTGCGCTTCAACCGCCTGTACGACCAGGTGCGGCACGGCCGGGTGGACGAGAAGTG